TATCGGAGTGCGATGGGAAAAAGAGACTGAATCCACTGCTATGTCAGTGCTTAAGGCCGCCTGTCTTGGTTTGGTCATGCTGGCTACCCTCCCGTTTTTCTACCACTTCACTCCCTTCGGACAACCGTTGGTCACGGTTGCCTCACACTATCTCAGCGAAGGCTTGCGGGAAACCGGCGCTGTCAACCTGGTAACGGCGATCATACTGGACTACCGGGTATACGACACTCTGGGGGAATCCGTCGTCATTTTCGTATCTATCCTCGGTGTAATCACATTGTTGCGAAAAGTCGATAAAGGAGACGGCAGAGACAATGATAAATGATCAAAACCAGCCGGGGATGACCCTGATTGTCAAAACGGTGACTCGCTACACCGTATGGTTGATCTTGTTCTATGGTCTATATCTGGTGATTTTCGGTCACCTGAGTCCAGGGGGCGGTTTTGCGGGCGGTATGGTGATTGCCCTGTCGTATATTCATCTCACCCTGGCCTTTGGCCGCCGCACCGGGCTGAAGGTACCGGACGAAGAAACCGCACACGTTTTGGATGTCGGCGGAGCCTTGATATTTGCCGGTATCGGATTGATCAGTTTCCTTTTAGGTTTGCCTTATCTCACCAACTTTCTGAGCCCCGGTACCCCTTTTACCTTGTGGAGCGCCGGAACGATTCCGATCCTGAATCTGGCCATCGCTCTGAAAGTAGGTATGGGCTTTTTCCTGCTCTACCAGGTCCTGCTCCATTTGGACCAATTCACGATGAAGCGGTGAAGCAGTCTTTTGCGCATCTACGCATATACGCATTAGAAGGGGACCATTAAAATGATCTACGCAATGTGTTTTCTGTTTTTTCTGGTCGGATTGTATGGAGTGCTGGTCAAGCGGAACCTGATCAAAATCATCCTGGGAAGTGGCATCATGGGATATGCTCTCAACCTGTACCTGGTCTTGATCGGCTACCGGGAGGGAGGGGGATTCCCGATTCATTTACCCGATGAAACACCCAAAGCGATGGTCGATCCGCTTACCCAAGCCCTGGTGTTGACTTCTATCGTCATCGAGCTGGCTACCACCGCTTTGCTGGTCAGTCTGGCCATCAAGATATACCAGCATTATCAGACCCTCGATATCCACGCCGTCCGGAGGCTGAAAGGTTGATCATTCCCTCCCTGGTCATACTCCCTCTGGTTGTCGGACTACTGCTCACCCTGGTCGGCAGAAAAAACCCGCGGTTTTCGGAAGGGGCAGCTCTTCTGACTACCGGATTAGTCGTAATTTTTTCCATCCTCCTTATCCCCGGAATCAATCGTACGGGCAGTATAGTTTATGAGTTTTCCGGTTGGAGTATACCTTACGGAATCGCCTTCGTTTTCGACCATCTCTCTGCGTTCTTTGTGCTTATTGTGGGAGTTCTGACCTTTTGCGCGATACTCTATTCTCTGGCGACCATCCGCAAGTATGGTGGAACCTGGAATTATTATTCACTCATCATGTTTCTCGTCGCCGGCATGAACAATATAGTCCTCACGGGGGACCTCTTCAATCTCTTCGTTTTTATGGAGATCACTTTGTTCGCATCGTATGCTCTGGTCGCTTTCCAAGGACGAGCCGAACAGTTTGAAGCTGCTTTTAAATACGCCATCATGGGATTTATCAGTTCGACTTTCATCCTCATCGGTATCGGTAGTCTCTACAACCTG
This genomic interval from Atribacteraceae bacterium contains the following:
- the mbhE gene encoding hydrogen gas-evolving membrane-bound hydrogenase subunit E; the encoded protein is MPIETWLYVLLGFMIVGSIVALELTDLLSAVISVSMVGLGLSVAFLLLQAPDLALVQFVFEIIAGIFLIVLMRIIGVRWEKETESTAMSVLKAACLGLVMLATLPFFYHFTPFGQPLVTVASHYLSEGLRETGAVNLVTAIILDYRVYDTLGESVVIFVSILGVITLLRKVDKGDGRDNDK
- a CDS encoding cation:proton antiporter subunit C, which translates into the protein MIYAMCFLFFLVGLYGVLVKRNLIKIILGSGIMGYALNLYLVLIGYREGGGFPIHLPDETPKAMVDPLTQALVLTSIVIELATTALLVSLAIKIYQHYQTLDIHAVRRLKG
- a CDS encoding MnhB domain-containing protein — protein: MINDQNQPGMTLIVKTVTRYTVWLILFYGLYLVIFGHLSPGGGFAGGMVIALSYIHLTLAFGRRTGLKVPDEETAHVLDVGGALIFAGIGLISFLLGLPYLTNFLSPGTPFTLWSAGTIPILNLAIALKVGMGFFLLYQVLLHLDQFTMKR